A single window of Streptomyces aquilus DNA harbors:
- a CDS encoding GNAT family N-acetyltransferase has translation MHPVDRSSPRLAVRELAVKDVDAVLAIYGSPEATEHLSFEPRSREEVAQMAARSIASARATPRIEYALAVIERDTNELIGFGRLAADPHQQRGATMGFALRPDAWGVGYGVEMVRLLLSVGFDDLGLHRIWGARSPLNDASAKTMAAVGMVEEGAIREHVLKGGKWRDSVVHAILDREWQSTTRV, from the coding sequence ATGCATCCGGTCGATCGTTCTAGCCCACGCCTTGCTGTGCGTGAACTCGCCGTTAAGGACGTGGATGCGGTGCTGGCCATCTACGGCAGCCCCGAAGCTACGGAGCACCTGTCGTTCGAACCGCGTAGCCGTGAAGAGGTGGCCCAGATGGCGGCCAGGTCGATTGCCTCGGCGAGAGCGACTCCGCGCATCGAATACGCGCTCGCCGTCATCGAACGGGACACGAACGAGTTGATCGGGTTCGGCCGTCTCGCCGCCGATCCACATCAGCAGCGCGGAGCCACCATGGGCTTCGCACTGCGTCCAGATGCCTGGGGCGTCGGATACGGCGTGGAGATGGTGCGGTTGCTACTCAGCGTCGGGTTCGACGATTTGGGTCTTCACCGCATCTGGGGAGCGCGATCTCCTCTTAACGACGCCTCGGCCAAGACGATGGCTGCTGTCGGCATGGTTGAGGAAGGAGCGATCCGCGAGCACGTCCTGAAAGGCGGCAAATGGCGGGACTCCGTCGTGCACGCGATCCTCGATCGAGAGTGGCAGTC
- a CDS encoding aminoglycoside phosphotransferase family protein — MTISAVAARAVLEEACALAGFDPAGAEPVRLAENEIWRLGSNVIVRIARAGQWKAALREVLVARWLADNGVSAVRALPSEQPIEAGGRPVTFWAELPPHETGSVMDVVTLLMQLHPLPVPDLPLDRLDPFVRVTERIEAATSLTEDDRAWLRDRHAELREQWEHRPRGLPECVVHGDAWVGNVVRTVDGPVLLDFERASVGPPEWDLVSMAVKVSTTGTVTAAAYAEFCAAYGMDVTKWEGYGLLAGVRELRMTTYAAQYAATRPERQAEAQYRVDCLRGRAEPRPWSWKGIM, encoded by the coding sequence ATGACGATCTCGGCTGTAGCCGCCCGCGCTGTATTAGAAGAAGCCTGCGCCCTAGCAGGCTTCGACCCCGCAGGTGCCGAGCCCGTCCGCCTCGCCGAGAACGAGATCTGGCGCCTTGGCAGCAACGTAATCGTCCGTATTGCCCGCGCCGGCCAGTGGAAGGCTGCCTTGCGCGAGGTCCTCGTGGCCCGGTGGCTCGCCGACAACGGAGTGTCGGCCGTGCGCGCATTGCCGTCCGAGCAGCCCATCGAGGCCGGAGGACGGCCCGTGACTTTTTGGGCCGAGCTCCCGCCGCACGAGACCGGCAGCGTCATGGACGTTGTCACGCTGCTGATGCAACTCCACCCGTTGCCGGTCCCGGACCTGCCGCTCGACCGGCTGGACCCGTTCGTCCGAGTGACCGAGCGTATCGAGGCGGCCACGTCGCTGACGGAGGACGATCGCGCCTGGCTACGGGATCGGCATGCCGAACTTCGCGAGCAGTGGGAGCACCGGCCTCGGGGCCTGCCCGAGTGTGTCGTGCACGGCGATGCATGGGTGGGCAATGTCGTGCGTACGGTGGACGGTCCGGTACTGCTGGACTTCGAGCGTGCCTCCGTCGGGCCGCCAGAGTGGGATCTGGTGTCCATGGCGGTCAAAGTGTCCACGACCGGCACCGTGACCGCAGCGGCGTATGCCGAGTTCTGTGCTGCGTACGGCATGGACGTCACGAAGTGGGAGGGGTACGGCCTTCTCGCCGGGGTTCGTGAGTTGCGCATGACCACATACGCGGCCCAGTACGCCGCGACGCGGCCCGAGCGGCAGGCTGAGGCTCAGTACCGCGTTGACTGCCTGCGCGGTCGTGCCGAGCCGCGTCCGTGGAGCTGGAAAGGGATCATGTGA
- a CDS encoding gamma-glutamylcyclotransferase family protein: protein MTLVQPSSRLDRLSDAPGELFVYGTLQFAVVLEALLGRVPAYIPASTPGWRAAALEGRVYPGLVAAPGTAAAGLVLTNLTDQEWTLLDSFEDNRYELREVALSTGGHGLAYIWPDGEVRPEDWDRAEFESLHLQAYAARCARIGPRLAAGEPKGE, encoded by the coding sequence ATGACCTTGGTCCAGCCTTCCAGCCGTCTCGATCGCCTCTCCGATGCGCCTGGCGAACTCTTCGTTTACGGCACGCTCCAGTTCGCTGTCGTCCTCGAAGCTCTGTTGGGGCGAGTACCGGCCTACATTCCGGCTTCCACACCGGGGTGGCGCGCTGCCGCGCTCGAGGGCCGGGTCTATCCCGGCCTCGTTGCCGCGCCCGGAACCGCCGCGGCTGGCCTCGTGCTCACCAACCTGACCGACCAGGAATGGACGTTGCTCGACTCGTTCGAGGACAACCGGTACGAGTTGCGGGAGGTGGCTCTCTCGACCGGCGGCCACGGGTTGGCGTACATCTGGCCGGACGGGGAGGTGCGGCCAGAGGACTGGGACCGAGCCGAATTCGAGAGTCTGCATCTTCAGGCTTACGCCGCTCGGTGCGCCCGGATCGGACCGAGGCTGGCCGCAGGCGAGCCCAAGGGCGAGTAG
- a CDS encoding aminotransferase class IV family protein, with translation MATLGGKPMSADDLLPLALTNFGHFTSMRVDGDGSIRGLRLHMERLVRDCKTVWGADLDATLVREYVRRGLEGQSGPCVVRVTIYDPKVEMGHPADADEPHILVSVRGAGALPPEPLRAMSVPYERDLPEVKHVGLFGALHARGAVQRAGFGDALFVGRDGRVSEGGTWNVGFIDRNGTVVWPQAPVLPGVTMALLRKHGNGVEHRTAPITIDQAKRMAAVFATNTSIGVRALSAINDKELSAEHPVLSELRETYLSIPGETL, from the coding sequence ATGGCAACTCTCGGTGGAAAGCCCATGTCCGCAGACGACTTGCTCCCCCTGGCCCTGACCAACTTCGGTCACTTCACGTCCATGCGCGTCGATGGCGATGGCAGCATCCGGGGCCTGAGGCTGCACATGGAACGGCTCGTACGCGACTGCAAGACCGTGTGGGGCGCGGATCTGGACGCCACGCTCGTTCGCGAGTACGTCCGCCGGGGCCTGGAGGGGCAGAGCGGCCCGTGCGTCGTCCGAGTCACGATCTACGACCCGAAGGTCGAGATGGGACACCCGGCCGACGCTGACGAGCCGCACATCCTTGTGTCGGTGCGCGGCGCCGGCGCCCTGCCCCCGGAGCCGCTGCGCGCCATGAGCGTGCCGTACGAGCGCGACCTGCCGGAGGTGAAGCACGTCGGTCTCTTCGGTGCCCTGCACGCCCGTGGGGCAGTGCAACGTGCGGGGTTCGGCGACGCGCTGTTCGTCGGCCGCGACGGTCGCGTGAGCGAGGGCGGCACCTGGAACGTTGGCTTCATCGACCGCAACGGGACTGTGGTGTGGCCGCAGGCCCCCGTGCTGCCCGGTGTGACGATGGCCCTCCTGCGGAAGCACGGCAACGGCGTCGAGCACCGGACCGCCCCTATCACCATCGACCAGGCCAAGCGTATGGCGGCGGTCTTCGCGACGAACACCAGCATCGGGGTACGCGCCTTGTCGGCGATCAACGACAAGGAATTGTCGGCTGAGCACCCTGTGCTGAGCGAGCTCCGCGAGACGTACCTGTCCATCCCCGGCGAGACCCTGTAG
- a CDS encoding TrmO family methyltransferase domain-containing protein encodes MTLEIKPIGEVVAGRREVSDDYWGGIESVIQLDEDEFPLDSVQGLREFSHLVVVWHFDQASPSDIEYHARSPRGNPQWPATGTFAHRNHRRPNQLAQSFPRLLGVDGLRLRVTDLDAVVGTKIYDLSPFFIAMGPRGPVHEPAWPGEMLENYWAEKG; translated from the coding sequence ATGACCTTGGAGATCAAGCCGATCGGGGAAGTCGTCGCGGGCCGTAGGGAGGTCTCCGATGACTATTGGGGTGGCATCGAGTCGGTAATTCAGCTCGATGAGGATGAGTTCCCACTCGACTCAGTGCAGGGCCTGCGTGAATTCTCTCATCTGGTGGTCGTGTGGCACTTCGACCAAGCGTCCCCGAGCGACATCGAGTACCACGCCCGCAGCCCGCGCGGAAACCCGCAGTGGCCGGCAACAGGCACCTTCGCGCACCGCAATCACCGGCGCCCCAATCAACTCGCGCAGTCCTTCCCCCGCCTGTTGGGAGTCGACGGCCTCCGTCTGCGGGTGACCGACCTGGATGCCGTGGTCGGTACGAAGATTTACGACCTGTCTCCGTTCTTCATTGCGATGGGGCCGCGCGGCCCGGTTCACGAGCCCGCATGGCCTGGCGAGATGCTGGAGAACTACTGGGCAGAGAAGGGCTGA
- a CDS encoding Tat pathway signal protein, with protein MARERNEKLAALLEEARWSRAQAAAAYNRVAEETLNGEVRENSKIGRSHVSMWVGGTQPTGIAPAILCQALSRRLKREITPQEIGFAASTSPAQGALDWRVDPLITLKDIGSGVDPDRRRLLAGGVYSAAALILPDETWWDTMSRPPAEEPPTGKRVGLGDVETVRELTLAFSRMDQRRGGGHGRRAVDEYLRHEAHKFLRGRFADDETRRAMFAASAELAYLSGWMAFDNSEHAIALQRFNTAVKLAARSGNAPLIGHILRAMAHQALDLGFRREALQIAQASVHGERYAAATPRERALLGVVHARTLAANDHNQEAVRALLRAEDNLSNAHDGIREPDRTFFFGEASLAHETACTLRDLGDHQRAIKEFRRSVRTRGTAFRRTHAVTLGYMGATQIAQGGVEEACATWTSVLDAMEDGIYSGRARQRVVEMRQLLSPYRKRGIPAVGVLDARAAAYLAQVD; from the coding sequence ATGGCGCGCGAGCGGAACGAGAAGCTAGCCGCACTGCTGGAGGAAGCTCGCTGGTCACGGGCCCAGGCCGCCGCGGCGTACAACCGAGTCGCCGAGGAGACACTGAACGGCGAGGTCCGGGAGAACTCCAAGATCGGGCGCTCCCACGTGAGCATGTGGGTGGGAGGCACCCAGCCGACGGGAATCGCACCCGCTATCTTGTGCCAGGCGCTGTCCCGTCGCTTGAAGCGTGAGATCACGCCACAAGAGATCGGGTTCGCAGCATCCACCTCACCAGCGCAGGGGGCGCTGGACTGGCGCGTCGATCCGTTGATCACGCTGAAAGACATAGGGAGTGGCGTGGACCCGGACCGGCGCCGCCTGCTGGCGGGCGGGGTGTACTCCGCGGCGGCCCTGATCCTGCCGGACGAGACGTGGTGGGACACCATGTCGCGGCCACCAGCCGAAGAGCCGCCGACGGGCAAGCGCGTCGGCCTGGGAGACGTAGAGACCGTACGCGAGCTGACTCTAGCGTTCTCGCGCATGGACCAGCGGCGCGGCGGCGGGCACGGTCGGCGCGCGGTCGACGAGTACCTGCGGCATGAGGCCCACAAATTCCTCCGGGGCAGGTTCGCTGACGATGAGACCCGGCGCGCCATGTTCGCGGCCTCTGCCGAACTGGCGTATCTGTCGGGGTGGATGGCCTTCGACAACAGCGAGCATGCGATCGCGCTCCAGCGCTTCAACACCGCGGTGAAGCTGGCAGCGCGCTCCGGCAACGCACCCCTGATCGGACACATACTGCGGGCCATGGCGCACCAGGCACTCGACCTAGGTTTCCGGCGCGAAGCCCTTCAGATCGCGCAGGCTTCGGTGCACGGCGAGCGGTACGCAGCCGCCACGCCCCGGGAACGCGCTCTCCTGGGTGTAGTGCACGCACGGACTCTCGCCGCCAATGACCACAACCAAGAGGCGGTCCGGGCCCTGCTTCGAGCGGAGGACAATCTGTCGAACGCCCATGACGGCATCAGGGAGCCGGACCGCACGTTCTTCTTCGGCGAGGCGTCGTTGGCACACGAGACCGCATGCACACTGCGGGATCTCGGTGATCACCAGCGGGCGATCAAGGAGTTCCGGCGCTCCGTGCGCACGCGTGGAACTGCGTTCCGGCGGACGCACGCGGTTACCCTCGGGTACATGGGGGCGACGCAAATCGCACAAGGTGGCGTCGAAGAAGCCTGCGCGACATGGACTAGCGTCCTGGACGCTATGGAGGACGGGATCTACTCCGGCCGTGCGCGGCAGAGGGTCGTCGAGATGCGACAACTTCTGTCGCCCTACCGGAAGCGCGGCATCCCCGCGGTAGGCGTGCTCGATGCCCGCGCGGCGGCGTATCTGGCCCAAGTAGATTGA
- a CDS encoding alpha/beta hydrolase, translated as MVTNSVSVRTLDGLHLAGTLVRPRKATPSAVVLVHGGGVTREEGGFFTRLAGGLADAGIASLRFDLRGHGESEGRQEELTLSTILNDIRVMLAHVHKATQAEQITLLGASFGGGICAYYAAKQPSEVTRLVLFNPQLDYKRRTIDSRPYWTDDAISDDAAQELNERGALQFTPTLRHGRPILNEVFWLNPYEALGEVQAPTLIVHGTADTLVPYESSRVAVEHFTAPVELVPVEGSQHGFAVHDDPQYLNPKSQEYQAFVIRTVTEWLRQ; from the coding sequence ATGGTGACTAACAGCGTGAGCGTTCGCACCCTTGACGGCCTGCACCTGGCGGGCACCCTGGTACGTCCCCGGAAAGCGACGCCGTCGGCCGTGGTGCTTGTGCACGGCGGAGGCGTCACCCGTGAAGAAGGCGGCTTCTTCACGCGGCTTGCGGGCGGCCTTGCTGACGCCGGCATCGCCTCGCTCCGTTTTGACCTACGCGGCCATGGCGAGAGTGAAGGACGGCAGGAAGAGCTAACGCTCTCGACAATCCTCAACGATATTCGCGTCATGCTTGCGCACGTCCACAAAGCGACTCAGGCCGAACAAATCACGTTGCTAGGCGCGAGTTTCGGCGGCGGTATCTGCGCCTATTACGCCGCAAAGCAACCGAGCGAGGTTACTCGGCTCGTACTTTTCAACCCACAGCTGGACTATAAGCGGCGGACTATCGACAGTCGGCCGTACTGGACAGATGACGCCATCAGCGATGACGCCGCCCAGGAACTCAACGAGCGCGGCGCACTCCAGTTCACGCCGACGCTCCGCCACGGGCGGCCCATTCTCAACGAGGTGTTTTGGCTTAATCCCTATGAAGCACTCGGGGAGGTCCAAGCACCAACGCTCATCGTGCACGGCACGGCTGACACGCTCGTTCCGTACGAGTCCTCGCGCGTTGCTGTCGAGCACTTCACGGCACCGGTTGAGCTCGTTCCCGTTGAGGGCTCGCAGCACGGTTTCGCTGTCCACGATGACCCGCAATACTTGAACCCCAAGAGCCAGGAATACCAAGCCTTCGTCATCCGCACCGTGACCGAGTGGCTCAGGCAGTAA
- a CDS encoding helix-turn-helix domain-containing protein, with protein sequence MREALSSWHMGQVFYAYRTHPWHGRVLSQEAMAVWLGLNQAQLSRIESGKPPQDLSKLMRWAHSLRIPADLLWFKLPRPTQEVSTEAVPVVPPPEETSSAQKEAPQVGVMLPVVIHGRAVLVPVNAETLAASGLGTLLGHSADSTATDARKRDPMSPINRRDLLRTGVAAAALPGLGLDELEHIAAALDDARYLDGPVVGYFRRQLEKAKHDDGALGPKKTLPVMLGLLGAIGGHARDVTPRVRRELLAVGAEGAEFTGWLYRDIQQPQAAVFWYDRAMEWAQEADNAAMQGYVLLKKSQMAYDERDALRMLTLAEAASNARWQLPVRVRAEVTQQEALGRAMLGDPLDVVRGKLDTAQNLLASVPEEEPNSLGAYFTGHTRLLRDAITYTEAGKPSLAVDLFSDVLSMGGLSRRDTGFFNARRAAALALSGEPDEAAKVGKESAEVAREVKSERTVHVLGEVLLTLDRWRSRPAVREFCESLTA encoded by the coding sequence ATGCGTGAAGCGCTGAGTAGTTGGCACATGGGCCAGGTGTTCTACGCCTACCGCACACATCCATGGCATGGCCGGGTGCTCTCGCAAGAAGCCATGGCTGTATGGCTCGGACTCAATCAGGCGCAACTCAGCCGTATTGAGAGCGGAAAACCTCCGCAGGACCTCAGCAAACTCATGAGGTGGGCGCATAGCCTGCGGATTCCGGCAGACCTACTGTGGTTCAAGTTGCCCAGGCCAACGCAGGAAGTCTCTACCGAGGCTGTGCCTGTAGTGCCACCACCTGAAGAAACGTCGTCCGCTCAGAAAGAGGCCCCGCAGGTCGGCGTGATGCTGCCTGTCGTCATCCACGGCCGGGCAGTCCTGGTGCCGGTAAACGCTGAAACCCTTGCAGCGAGCGGTTTGGGCACGCTACTTGGTCACTCGGCGGACAGCACCGCCACGGACGCACGCAAGCGAGACCCAATGAGCCCCATAAACCGCCGCGACTTGCTCAGGACTGGCGTTGCAGCTGCCGCGCTGCCTGGCCTCGGGCTGGACGAGCTAGAACACATTGCGGCTGCGCTGGACGATGCCCGCTACCTCGACGGGCCGGTCGTTGGCTACTTCCGTCGCCAACTCGAAAAAGCCAAGCACGACGATGGGGCGCTTGGCCCGAAGAAGACATTGCCGGTTATGCTCGGCCTATTGGGTGCGATTGGGGGCCATGCTCGGGACGTAACACCGCGTGTGCGCCGTGAACTCCTCGCCGTCGGTGCGGAAGGTGCAGAGTTCACCGGATGGCTGTACCGAGACATTCAACAGCCGCAGGCGGCCGTCTTCTGGTATGACCGTGCGATGGAGTGGGCACAGGAAGCGGACAACGCCGCCATGCAGGGCTACGTGCTTCTCAAAAAGTCACAGATGGCGTACGACGAGCGTGATGCCCTGCGCATGCTGACGCTTGCCGAAGCTGCCAGCAATGCCCGCTGGCAGCTGCCCGTCCGTGTCCGGGCCGAAGTTACGCAGCAAGAAGCACTAGGCCGCGCCATGCTCGGGGACCCGCTCGACGTGGTGCGCGGCAAATTGGACACGGCGCAGAACCTCTTGGCCAGCGTTCCCGAGGAGGAGCCAAACAGTCTCGGGGCGTACTTCACCGGGCACACGCGCCTGCTCCGCGATGCAATTACCTACACTGAGGCCGGTAAGCCGAGTCTCGCCGTCGATCTCTTCAGCGACGTATTGAGCATGGGTGGCCTCTCCCGCCGCGACACGGGCTTTTTCAATGCGCGACGGGCGGCAGCACTGGCGCTCAGCGGTGAGCCTGACGAAGCCGCGAAGGTCGGCAAGGAGTCGGCCGAAGTTGCGCGTGAAGTGAAGTCAGAGCGCACAGTGCACGTCCTCGGCGAGGTACTTCTGACCCTTGATCGGTGGCGTAGCCGGCCTGCGGTCCGTGAATTCTGTGAGTCGCTTACTGCCTGA
- a CDS encoding ATP-binding protein: MVAAELVHQTALGFAVAFTPDKARVGRMRRITAAHLRLWKVPGPTAENIVLAVSELVANAIEHGCGDIGLTVLYACGEIRVEVTDGNPAPAKLTVADDEDVSGRGLFLVAVLAQDWGVSTDGRSTWCVFRVPARRS; the protein is encoded by the coding sequence ATGGTCGCAGCAGAACTTGTGCACCAAACCGCCCTCGGTTTCGCGGTGGCCTTCACCCCGGACAAGGCCCGAGTCGGACGCATGCGCCGGATTACCGCGGCCCACCTGCGGCTGTGGAAAGTACCTGGGCCGACCGCAGAGAACATCGTGCTGGCCGTCTCCGAGCTTGTCGCCAATGCCATCGAGCACGGCTGCGGAGACATCGGGTTGACGGTCCTCTACGCCTGCGGAGAGATACGGGTCGAAGTCACAGACGGCAACCCGGCGCCAGCCAAGCTCACCGTTGCGGACGACGAAGATGTCTCCGGCCGCGGGCTGTTCCTCGTTGCCGTCCTCGCACAGGACTGGGGCGTCAGCACCGACGGCAGGTCGACGTGGTGCGTCTTCCGCGTCCCTGCGAGGAGGTCGTGA
- a CDS encoding DUF6415 family natural product biosynthesis protein: MTRLVFAETASVSEDPDERHVQLLLMRGHLMRLLGAVLPLDANEPPLEEERLVVRVRALLDEEVPGDAVRAAFLHRRMSEVGRELLAVLPAVGASDDVVDGWGRTVCAGFDSTRIREAIRAAKSWEQAGVYPHPHTLAAVTRALSGYVTTLVPYVSIHLESLSAGSRGWSACGEAIERSQEARDVAPGEGLKAAREHAFRLAVHTEALLRYAEQDCERSGE, from the coding sequence GTGACCAGACTGGTTTTCGCCGAGACGGCCTCCGTCAGCGAAGACCCGGACGAGCGACACGTCCAACTGCTGCTCATGCGCGGCCACTTGATGCGACTGCTCGGGGCAGTCCTTCCCCTCGATGCCAACGAGCCTCCTCTGGAAGAGGAGCGACTGGTCGTACGCGTTCGTGCCCTGCTCGACGAGGAGGTTCCCGGCGACGCCGTGCGAGCGGCGTTCCTGCACCGGCGGATGTCCGAGGTCGGGCGGGAGCTGCTCGCCGTCCTTCCTGCTGTCGGCGCTTCTGACGACGTTGTCGATGGCTGGGGCAGGACCGTGTGCGCCGGGTTCGATTCGACGCGTATCCGCGAAGCCATTCGTGCGGCGAAGTCCTGGGAGCAGGCGGGGGTGTACCCGCATCCGCACACCCTCGCGGCGGTCACACGAGCGCTCAGCGGCTACGTCACGACGCTCGTCCCCTACGTCTCGATCCACTTGGAATCGCTCTCCGCCGGGAGTCGCGGGTGGTCCGCATGCGGTGAGGCGATCGAGCGCTCGCAGGAGGCCCGGGATGTCGCTCCGGGCGAGGGGCTCAAGGCGGCGAGGGAGCACGCATTCCGTCTCGCCGTCCACACCGAGGCCCTGCTGCGCTACGCCGAGCAGGACTGCGAGCGGAGCGGTGAGTGA
- a CDS encoding LuxR C-terminal-related transcriptional regulator, with translation MPAPDETISPPLSPQEREALLGISQGRTTAETACDMGVSDSTVKTYILRIGGKLGTSERAGMVDLAYRHGHLDVPGPVDHLVELPEEQRTVLAGLAGGMTVEEIAAGEKRPLDDVRKDARRLLRALGASSAAHAVTRGWQFRLLGPATGRDNSGDVVAVAGQV, from the coding sequence ATGCCGGCCCCGGACGAGACCATCTCGCCGCCGCTTTCCCCTCAGGAGCGGGAGGCTCTGCTGGGCATCTCCCAGGGAAGGACGACCGCAGAGACGGCCTGCGACATGGGAGTGTCCGACAGCACGGTCAAGACGTACATCCTCCGGATCGGCGGAAAGCTCGGAACTTCCGAGCGGGCAGGCATGGTGGACCTCGCCTACCGTCACGGGCACTTGGACGTCCCCGGGCCCGTGGACCACCTCGTCGAGCTGCCGGAGGAGCAGCGCACAGTCCTGGCAGGGCTCGCCGGCGGAATGACCGTCGAGGAGATCGCGGCCGGCGAGAAGCGTCCGCTGGACGACGTGCGCAAGGACGCTCGACGCCTGCTGCGGGCCCTCGGTGCTTCCTCGGCCGCGCACGCGGTCACGCGAGGATGGCAGTTCCGTCTCCTGGGCCCCGCGACCGGCCGTGACAACTCCGGAGACGTCGTCGCCGTGGCAGGACAGGTATGA
- a CDS encoding protein-L-isoaspartate O-methyltransferase family protein translates to MNAHVEAGSLRPGSGHVHQHAGDVFTCDRRQDFVPHVIRTHRGGRWRRVDRSKNAGEWAKFVHRSEMLVFDVDDGGEGGPGIVTGVIPSKEDAAARLAALAPVPGTAVAEIGTDCGWTAACLDHLLQGGQVVTVADTERLAEIARQRLRPYPRVRVVSGSRAGVLGPAGSFHGLLSHRAVRRVPWEWITRVRPGGRLCLPVRTALGGSSTLLVLTVARDGASASGRFHAGPAPQTVWLREHRPGEGTSVESQGSPRASEALDARGAHVRPAARLFAGLLRPDLRMQVVRGVAQLEGEVADRLRIHDHQASRAVVFLHSPRIYEWGPRDLGSDLFDALGRWQAAGEPEVEQLGVTITETEHTLWLGAPDGPSWRLPELHTITGEVERHAT, encoded by the coding sequence ATGAACGCCCACGTCGAGGCCGGCAGCCTGCGACCGGGCAGTGGCCACGTTCACCAGCATGCGGGGGACGTGTTCACCTGCGATCGGCGACAGGATTTCGTGCCCCACGTGATCCGTACGCACCGAGGTGGTCGCTGGCGCAGGGTGGACCGGAGTAAGAACGCCGGGGAGTGGGCGAAGTTCGTCCATCGCTCCGAGATGCTCGTGTTCGACGTCGACGACGGTGGGGAGGGCGGCCCCGGCATCGTCACGGGAGTGATCCCGTCCAAAGAAGACGCCGCGGCGCGCCTGGCCGCGCTTGCTCCAGTACCGGGGACGGCCGTTGCCGAGATCGGCACAGACTGCGGCTGGACGGCAGCCTGTCTGGACCACCTTCTCCAGGGCGGCCAGGTGGTGACGGTCGCGGACACCGAACGTCTCGCCGAGATCGCCCGGCAGCGCCTGCGCCCCTACCCGCGGGTTCGCGTGGTCAGCGGATCGCGGGCCGGGGTCTTGGGGCCGGCGGGTTCGTTCCACGGGCTCCTGTCCCATCGTGCGGTACGCCGTGTGCCGTGGGAGTGGATCACCCGGGTTCGTCCAGGTGGCCGACTGTGCCTGCCCGTCCGTACCGCTCTGGGCGGATCCAGCACGCTGCTCGTCCTGACCGTCGCGCGGGACGGGGCCTCGGCCAGTGGACGTTTCCACGCCGGACCGGCTCCGCAGACCGTGTGGCTGCGCGAGCACCGCCCTGGTGAGGGCACCTCCGTCGAGTCGCAGGGCAGCCCGAGGGCGTCGGAAGCCCTGGACGCGAGGGGGGCGCACGTACGGCCGGCGGCCCGGTTGTTCGCCGGCCTGCTGCGCCCTGACCTTCGGATGCAGGTCGTGCGCGGCGTTGCGCAGCTCGAAGGCGAGGTTGCCGACCGCCTGCGTATTCATGACCACCAGGCGTCTCGGGCCGTGGTCTTCCTCCACTCCCCCCGCATCTACGAGTGGGGGCCGCGCGATCTCGGCTCCGATCTGTTCGACGCGCTCGGTCGGTGGCAGGCGGCCGGAGAACCCGAGGTGGAGCAGCTGGGCGTGACGATCACGGAAACGGAACACACGTTGTGGCTCGGTGCACCGGACGGTCCGTCGTGGCGTCTGCCTGAACTCCACACGATCACCGGTGAGGTGGAGCGGCATGCGACCTGA
- a CDS encoding SAM-dependent methyltransferase, which translates to MRPDHPVILHPSAAISELQARPSSARMQNYLLGGRDNYIVDRDGALRAAKRMPFLESAVRHERLYLLRMVQALAIAGIRQLIDFGCGLPHGPTPVDVLTRIHPGARAVCIDYDVLVHTHADAMMTGKAPAVVESLCADVRDPEAILASREILETINWREPVILLLGSVLHHIEDTPAQPLTVLVDQYKHVAAAGSALVITHATADVSGKPVRRFAKTMTAAGCPVHLRTKEQIARLFDGWQLTSPGLTAPQTLALEYPVLPQAASYAGTARKESTHGRAV; encoded by the coding sequence ATGCGACCTGACCATCCGGTGATCCTCCACCCTTCCGCAGCGATCTCCGAGTTGCAGGCCCGGCCGTCGAGCGCCCGGATGCAGAACTACCTGCTCGGTGGGCGGGACAACTACATCGTCGACCGTGACGGAGCCCTTCGGGCGGCCAAGCGCATGCCGTTCCTGGAGAGCGCCGTCCGCCACGAGCGCCTGTACCTGCTCCGAATGGTGCAGGCCCTGGCCATCGCGGGCATCCGGCAGCTGATCGACTTCGGCTGCGGCCTTCCCCACGGCCCCACGCCGGTGGATGTCCTGACCCGCATTCATCCCGGCGCCCGCGCCGTGTGCATCGACTATGACGTGCTGGTGCACACTCACGCCGACGCAATGATGACGGGCAAGGCGCCCGCTGTCGTCGAGAGCCTGTGCGCCGACGTACGCGACCCCGAGGCCATCCTCGCTTCCAGAGAAATCCTGGAGACGATCAACTGGCGAGAACCGGTCATCCTTCTCCTCGGCAGCGTGCTCCACCACATCGAGGACACTCCGGCGCAGCCCCTGACCGTCCTCGTCGACCAGTACAAACACGTAGCCGCCGCCGGCAGCGCTCTCGTCATCACGCACGCCACCGCCGACGTCTCGGGCAAACCCGTGCGCCGATTCGCCAAGACCATGACGGCGGCCGGCTGCCCCGTCCACCTGCGGACGAAGGAACAGATCGCCCGGCTGTTCGACGGCTGGCAACTGACCTCCCCGGGCCTGACCGCGCCACAGACACTGGCACTCGAATACCCGGTCCTGCCCCAGGCCGCGTCATACGCGGGCACGGCCCGAAAGGAGTCCACGCATGGCCGAGCTGTGTGA